In Streptomyces canus, one DNA window encodes the following:
- a CDS encoding VanZ family protein — MAWAPSRSRAGSDTGTTKTERAAKPARPRRDPLSLVVRFVAMVFAFAFMVAFAVVLARLTLEPSPASVDLTHTNLHPGDSLKAYLDQPEMRDAVKQIGGNILLGVPFGILVPIVAPKTRGLLRILLLTAVVMLLVEFAQGALVEGRAFDIDDVILNTSGALIGYLLLGRRLSRAVHKKPAAKSAKKA, encoded by the coding sequence ATGGCCTGGGCGCCCTCACGTTCGCGAGCGGGGTCGGACACCGGCACCACCAAGACCGAGCGGGCGGCGAAGCCCGCCCGCCCGCGGCGCGATCCGCTCTCCCTCGTCGTGCGTTTCGTGGCGATGGTGTTCGCCTTCGCCTTCATGGTGGCGTTCGCCGTCGTCCTGGCACGGCTGACCCTCGAACCGTCGCCGGCTTCGGTGGACCTGACCCACACCAACCTGCATCCCGGTGACTCCCTCAAGGCGTATCTGGACCAGCCCGAGATGCGGGATGCCGTCAAGCAGATCGGCGGGAACATCCTGCTGGGCGTGCCGTTCGGGATCCTGGTGCCGATCGTGGCTCCCAAGACCCGCGGGCTGCTGCGGATCCTGCTGCTGACGGCCGTGGTGATGCTGCTGGTCGAGTTCGCGCAGGGCGCGCTCGTGGAGGGCCGGGCCTTCGACATCGACGACGTCATCCTCAACACCTCCGGCGCCCTGATCGGCTATCTGCTGCTGGGACGGCGGCTGAGCCGGGCGGTGCACAAGAAGCCGGCCGCCAAGTCGGCGAAGAAGGCGTAA
- a CDS encoding HAD family hydrolase: protein MRRAAVFDVDGTLVDTNHLHVTTWWEALRQAGHRVPMHAVHRAIGLGSDDLVAHLLGDDRDKDQDDELGAAHKALYGQYFDRLPALQDAGRLLRRLDQDGWRVVLATSAGGAELSALRRAISADDAIMATASADDVEEGKPSPEPVEHALELAGVPAERAVFVGDTVWDMRAGSRAGVRCVGVLCGGIPRADLVEAGAQAIYDDPAHLLASLADSPLA, encoded by the coding sequence ATGCGACGCGCGGCAGTGTTCGACGTCGACGGCACTCTGGTGGACACCAACCACCTGCATGTGACGACGTGGTGGGAGGCGCTCCGGCAGGCGGGCCACCGGGTGCCGATGCATGCCGTGCACCGGGCCATCGGACTCGGCTCCGACGATCTCGTCGCCCATCTCCTCGGCGACGACCGCGACAAGGACCAGGACGACGAGCTCGGCGCCGCCCACAAGGCCCTGTACGGGCAGTACTTCGACCGGCTGCCGGCGCTCCAGGACGCCGGTCGGCTGCTGCGCCGTCTGGACCAGGACGGCTGGCGGGTGGTGCTCGCCACCTCGGCGGGCGGAGCGGAACTGTCCGCGCTGCGCCGGGCGATCTCCGCGGACGACGCGATCATGGCCACCGCGAGCGCCGACGACGTGGAGGAGGGCAAGCCCTCCCCCGAGCCCGTCGAACACGCGCTGGAGCTGGCCGGGGTGCCCGCGGAGCGCGCGGTCTTCGTCGGCGACACCGTCTGGGACATGCGGGCCGGCTCCCGGGCGGGCGTGCGCTGCGTCGGCGTCCTGTGCGGCGGCATCCCTCGCGCCGACCTGGTGGAGGCGGGCGCGCAGGCGATCTACGACGATCCGGCCCACCTGCTGGCATCCCTTGCGGACAGTCCTTTGGCATGA
- a CDS encoding PHP domain-containing protein — translation MDPVEALDRIAFLLERSLAPTYRVRAFRTAARVLAELPADEVRERAQAGSLESLKGVGPKTAQVVREALAGEVPGYLEKLEGESTAAPRARGGDRLRALLRGDCHLHSDWSDGGSPIEEMGRTAAELGHEWAVLTDHSPRLTVARGLSPERLRHQLDVVAALNETWAPFRLLTGIECDILDDGSLDQEPELLERLDVVVVSVHSKLRMDARAMTRRMVAAVRNPHANVLGHCTGRLVTGRGRPESEFDADEVFAACAESGTAVEINSRPERLDPPRRLLRRAVDAGVLFSVDTDAHAPGQLDWQILGCARAEECGVPAERIVNTWALEELLTWSREGRVPSRVTNV, via the coding sequence ATGGATCCCGTCGAAGCCCTGGACCGGATCGCCTTCCTGCTGGAGCGGTCCCTGGCACCGACCTACCGCGTGCGTGCCTTCCGTACGGCGGCGCGGGTGCTGGCCGAGCTGCCCGCGGACGAGGTGCGCGAGCGCGCGCAGGCCGGGTCGCTGGAGTCGCTCAAGGGCGTCGGCCCGAAGACGGCGCAGGTGGTGCGTGAGGCGCTGGCCGGAGAGGTGCCCGGCTACCTGGAGAAGCTGGAGGGTGAGTCCACCGCCGCGCCGCGCGCCCGGGGCGGCGACCGGCTGCGGGCGCTGCTGCGGGGGGACTGCCATCTGCACTCCGACTGGTCGGACGGCGGCAGCCCGATCGAGGAGATGGGCCGGACCGCGGCGGAGCTCGGCCATGAGTGGGCGGTGCTGACCGACCACTCGCCACGGCTGACGGTGGCCCGGGGACTGTCCCCGGAGCGGCTGCGGCACCAACTGGACGTGGTGGCGGCGCTGAACGAGACATGGGCGCCGTTCCGGCTGCTCACCGGCATCGAGTGCGACATCCTCGACGACGGCTCGCTGGACCAGGAGCCGGAACTCCTGGAGCGGCTGGACGTGGTGGTGGTGTCCGTGCACTCCAAGCTGCGCATGGACGCCCGGGCGATGACCCGGCGCATGGTGGCCGCCGTACGAAATCCGCACGCGAACGTCCTCGGGCACTGCACGGGGCGGCTGGTGACCGGGCGGGGGCGGCCCGAGTCGGAGTTCGACGCGGACGAGGTGTTCGCCGCGTGCGCCGAGTCCGGCACGGCGGTGGAGATCAACAGCCGTCCGGAGCGCCTCGATCCGCCGCGCAGGCTGCTGCGCCGGGCGGTCGACGCGGGAGTGCTGTTCTCGGTCGACACCGACGCGCACGCGCCCGGCCAGCTCGACTGGCAGATCCTCGGGTGCGCGCGGGCGGAGGAGTGCGGGGTGCCTGCCGAGCGGATCGTGAACACCTGGGCTCTGGAGGAGCTGCTGACCTGGTCCCGGGAGGGCCGGGTGCCGTCCCGAGTGACGAACGTCTGA
- a CDS encoding SDR family oxidoreductase, translating to MSAPTAPRSKVAVITGADSGIGRATAVRLARAGMDIGITWHTDLKGAEETAEEVRAHGQRAVVAQMDLTRLPVAAGTVDELCDRLGRLDVLVNNAGTGTMTPFLDLELDTVREVLDVDLVGPFLCGQRAARHMIRQGSGGRIVNVTSVHEHQPRVGAAPYCAAKGGLGLLTQVMALELAEHGITVNAVAPGEIATPMTGQDDTDVHTEDRPGVPLGRPGDAREVAGVIAFLAGPEATYVTGASWSVDGGMLRMGPQAGSHLEDDEWRRP from the coding sequence ATGTCCGCCCCCACCGCACCCCGCAGCAAGGTGGCCGTGATCACCGGAGCCGACTCCGGCATCGGCAGGGCCACCGCCGTCCGGCTGGCCCGGGCGGGGATGGACATCGGCATCACGTGGCACACCGATCTCAAGGGTGCCGAGGAGACCGCCGAGGAGGTCCGCGCCCACGGGCAGCGGGCCGTCGTGGCCCAGATGGACCTCACGCGACTGCCTGTCGCCGCCGGCACGGTCGACGAACTGTGCGACCGGCTCGGCCGCCTCGACGTCCTGGTCAACAACGCGGGCACGGGCACCATGACGCCCTTCCTCGACCTGGAGCTCGACACCGTCCGCGAGGTCCTCGACGTCGACCTCGTCGGCCCCTTCCTGTGCGGCCAGCGGGCCGCCCGGCACATGATCCGGCAGGGCTCGGGCGGCCGGATCGTCAACGTGACCTCCGTCCACGAGCACCAGCCGCGGGTCGGCGCCGCCCCCTACTGCGCGGCCAAGGGCGGCCTCGGGCTGCTCACCCAGGTCATGGCCCTGGAACTCGCCGAGCACGGCATCACCGTCAACGCGGTAGCGCCCGGTGAGATCGCCACCCCGATGACCGGCCAGGACGACACCGACGTCCACACCGAGGACCGCCCCGGCGTCCCGCTCGGCCGTCCGGGGGACGCCCGTGAGGTCGCCGGCGTGATCGCCTTCCTCGCCGGCCCCGAGGCCACGTATGTCACCGGCGCGTCCTGGAGTGTCGACGGCGGCATGCTCCGGATGGGCCCGCAGGCCGGCTCGCACCTCGAGGACGACGAGTGGCGGCGCCCCTGA
- a CDS encoding SDR family NAD(P)-dependent oxidoreductase has translation MSTAQHKIGSGFGAHSTADDVLSGIDLSGKLAIVTGGYSGLGLETTRALTKAGARVVVPARRPDTAWKALAGLDGVELDELDLGDLESVRAFAERFLDSGRAVDFVIDSAGIMACPETRVGPGWEAQFATNHLGHFALVNRLWPAIERGGARVVSVSSRAHHFSGMRWDDVHWRTGYDKWQAYGQAKTANVLFAVHLDKLGADRGVRAFSLHPGGILTPLQRHLPKAEMVERGWIDEQGNVLNPSGFKSPEQGAATQVWAATSPQPAGMGGVYLEDCDIAEAAVDGDETSGVRAWATDPEQAERLWTLSAELTGVNAFA, from the coding sequence ATGAGCACTGCACAGCACAAGATCGGTTCGGGGTTCGGCGCCCACAGCACCGCCGACGACGTCCTCTCGGGCATCGACCTGTCCGGCAAGCTCGCCATCGTCACCGGCGGCTACTCGGGGCTCGGTCTGGAGACCACCCGTGCGCTCACGAAGGCGGGCGCCCGGGTCGTCGTCCCGGCCCGGCGTCCCGACACCGCCTGGAAGGCCCTGGCCGGCCTCGACGGTGTCGAACTGGACGAGCTCGATCTCGGCGACCTGGAGAGCGTGCGCGCCTTCGCCGAGCGGTTCCTCGACTCGGGCCGCGCGGTCGACTTCGTCATCGACAGCGCCGGGATCATGGCCTGCCCGGAGACGCGGGTCGGGCCCGGCTGGGAGGCGCAGTTCGCGACCAACCACCTCGGTCACTTCGCGCTGGTCAACCGGCTGTGGCCGGCGATCGAGCGCGGCGGCGCCCGCGTGGTCTCGGTGTCCTCGCGTGCCCACCACTTCTCCGGGATGCGCTGGGACGACGTCCACTGGCGGACCGGCTACGACAAGTGGCAGGCCTACGGCCAGGCCAAGACGGCGAACGTCCTGTTCGCCGTCCACCTCGACAAGCTCGGCGCCGACCGCGGTGTGCGGGCCTTCTCGCTCCACCCGGGCGGCATCCTCACCCCGTTGCAGCGCCACCTGCCCAAGGCGGAGATGGTGGAGCGCGGCTGGATCGACGAGCAGGGCAACGTGCTCAACCCCTCGGGCTTCAAGAGCCCGGAGCAGGGCGCGGCCACGCAGGTGTGGGCGGCGACCTCGCCCCAGCCGGCCGGGATGGGCGGGGTCTACCTGGAGGACTGCGACATCGCCGAGGCCGCCGTCGACGGCGACGAGACCAGCGGCGTCAGGGCGTGGGCGACCGACCCGGAGCAGGCGGAGCGCCTGTGGACCCTGTCGGCGGAGCTCACGGGCGTGAACGCGTTCGCCTGA
- a CDS encoding RICIN domain-containing protein: protein MAASRLLRRCLLAALSAALISSGTAQANPPAATSSVAAVTFSDTFDGPAGAAVDSSKWQIETGDNVNNHERQYYTSGSKNAALDGQGHLVITARRENPANYQCWYGTCQYTSARLNTSGRFTAQYGHVEARMKIPRGQGMWPAFWMLGTPVNWPDSGEIDVIENVGFEPSTVHGTIHGPGYSGSGGIGAGYSLPNGQAFADAFHTFAVDWAPDSITWSVDGNVYQRRTPADLGGRTWVFNKPFFLILNLAVGGYWPGDPDGSTAFPRQLVVDHVSVTTGDTATGAAIRGLAGKCVDVAGANPANGTAVQLYDCNGTAAQQWTVGSDGTIRALGKCLDVTGGGTADGTAVQLYDCNGSGAQRWSVTGARDVVNPQADKCLDVTGNSSANGTRLQLWTCTGGANQKWTVG from the coding sequence GTGGCCGCCTCACGCCTGCTGCGCAGATGCCTCCTCGCCGCCCTGTCCGCCGCCCTGATCTCGTCGGGTACCGCCCAGGCGAACCCACCCGCCGCGACCTCGTCCGTCGCCGCGGTGACCTTCTCCGACACCTTCGACGGCCCGGCCGGAGCCGCCGTCGACTCCTCGAAGTGGCAGATCGAGACCGGCGACAACGTCAACAACCATGAGCGGCAGTACTACACGTCGGGCAGCAAGAACGCCGCTCTCGACGGCCAGGGCCATCTCGTGATCACGGCGCGGCGCGAGAACCCGGCGAACTACCAGTGCTGGTACGGCACCTGCCAGTACACCTCGGCCCGGCTCAACACCTCCGGGAGGTTCACGGCGCAGTACGGACACGTCGAGGCGCGGATGAAGATCCCGCGCGGGCAGGGCATGTGGCCGGCGTTCTGGATGCTCGGCACGCCGGTCAACTGGCCGGACTCGGGCGAGATCGACGTCATCGAGAACGTCGGCTTCGAGCCCTCGACCGTCCACGGCACGATCCACGGCCCCGGCTACTCCGGCTCGGGCGGCATAGGCGCCGGCTACTCCCTGCCGAACGGCCAGGCCTTCGCGGACGCCTTCCACACCTTCGCCGTCGACTGGGCACCCGACTCGATCACCTGGTCCGTGGACGGGAACGTCTACCAGCGCCGCACGCCCGCCGATCTGGGCGGGCGCACCTGGGTGTTCAACAAGCCGTTCTTCCTGATCCTGAACCTCGCGGTCGGCGGCTACTGGCCCGGCGACCCGGACGGCTCCACGGCCTTTCCGCGGCAGCTCGTGGTGGACCACGTGTCGGTGACCACCGGCGACACGGCGACGGGGGCGGCGATCCGGGGCCTGGCCGGCAAGTGCGTGGACGTCGCCGGGGCGAACCCCGCGAACGGGACGGCCGTCCAGCTCTACGACTGCAACGGCACCGCCGCCCAGCAGTGGACCGTCGGCTCGGACGGCACGATCCGCGCGCTCGGGAAGTGCCTGGACGTGACGGGCGGCGGCACCGCGGACGGGACGGCGGTCCAGCTCTACGACTGCAACGGCTCCGGGGCCCAGCGGTGGTCGGTCACAGGCGCACGCGACGTCGTCAACCCGCAGGCCGACAAGTGCCTCGACGTGACGGGCAACAGTTCGGCCAACGGCACCCGGTTGCAGCTGTGGACCTGCACGGGCGGCGCCAACCAGAAGTGGACGGTCGGCTGA
- a CDS encoding FUSC family protein — protein MTGVTEALRRPRPTHAVREEAHAVGRAARAACRGPGRERDLLVQSLKASAAAILSWLVAGVWMGDPMALMAPWVAVVLVQATVYSSLMQAARQFTAICAGALLASLALAVTGNTLGAVALSVPLLMLLANWPRFGDQGIYGATTALFTLATGAADAFAVGHRVGQAALGAVIGIAVNAFVLPPIHLRDVRENLAALAREAGDVLHTVSGDLRDGEWDAQGWSHASARLERRLDALRSARGWSRESLRLTAAPRRAVRRLPASVPPEQDDERWSRVTGHIRALTRTLAVAADDGRAPAPPTRPALDAYADLLQLIGDACHAESDRLLTADEAARPDDHAESAMRELRGQLQDGLREHAGQGGDGTTVLGSLLLQAENLWSETVPTGRHG, from the coding sequence ATGACTGGTGTGACAGAAGCTCTACGTCGACCCCGCCCGACGCACGCGGTACGGGAGGAGGCACATGCCGTCGGCCGGGCGGCCCGTGCCGCCTGCCGTGGGCCCGGGCGGGAACGCGATCTGCTGGTGCAGTCGCTCAAGGCCTCGGCCGCCGCGATCCTCTCCTGGCTCGTGGCGGGCGTGTGGATGGGCGATCCGATGGCCCTGATGGCGCCCTGGGTGGCGGTGGTGCTGGTGCAGGCCACCGTGTACAGCTCGCTGATGCAGGCCGCTCGGCAGTTCACGGCGATCTGCGCCGGGGCGCTGCTGGCGTCCCTGGCGCTGGCCGTCACCGGGAACACGCTGGGCGCCGTGGCGCTGTCCGTACCGCTGCTGATGCTGCTGGCGAACTGGCCGCGCTTCGGCGACCAGGGGATCTACGGCGCCACCACCGCGCTGTTCACCCTCGCCACCGGCGCCGCCGACGCCTTTGCCGTCGGCCACCGGGTGGGTCAGGCCGCGCTCGGCGCGGTCATCGGTATCGCCGTGAACGCCTTCGTGCTTCCGCCGATCCATCTGCGGGACGTGCGGGAGAACCTCGCGGCGCTGGCCCGGGAGGCGGGCGACGTGCTGCACACCGTGTCCGGTGACCTGCGGGACGGCGAGTGGGACGCGCAGGGCTGGTCGCACGCCTCGGCCCGTCTGGAGCGCCGGCTGGACGCGCTGCGGTCCGCGCGTGGCTGGAGCCGGGAGAGCCTGCGTCTGACCGCCGCCCCGCGGCGTGCCGTACGGCGGCTTCCCGCGTCGGTCCCACCGGAGCAGGACGACGAGCGCTGGAGCCGTGTCACCGGGCACATCCGCGCGCTCACCCGGACCCTGGCCGTGGCCGCCGACGACGGTCGCGCCCCCGCGCCACCCACCAGGCCGGCGCTGGACGCGTACGCCGACCTCCTGCAGCTGATCGGCGACGCCTGTCACGCGGAGAGCGACCGGCTGTTGACGGCCGACGAAGCGGCCCGTCCGGACGACCATGCCGAGTCGGCGATGCGGGAGTTGCGCGGACAGCTGCAGGACGGTCTGCGGGAGCACGCCGGGCAGGGGGGCGACGGCACGACGGTGCTGGGGAGCCTGCTCCTGCAGGCCGAGAACCTGTGGAGCGAGACCGTTCCGACCGGTCGTCACGGGTGA
- a CDS encoding SDR family oxidoreductase, producing MSTSTGSRIVVTGATGNVGTSVVRLLSEDPEVGSVRGLARRIPDWSPARTEWSAVDLASERTDLTEEFAGADAVVHLAWAFQPTHDPAMTWRTNVLGSIRVFEAVAAAKVPVLVHASSVGAYSPGPKEHAVDESWPTHGWPDAAYCREKAYLERALDTFERDHPAVRVVRMRPAFLFKRESASEQRRIFGGRFLPGQLARPDLLRFLPDVPGLRVQALHTDDAAQAYALAVRSDVRGAFNLAGEPTVDAELLAGMLDARPVRLPRTAARSAIAAAWGLHLLPASPHLFDAVLRLPLMDCTRARTELGWHPEHTATEVLEEFLHGMQQGAGARTEPMKGRKVG from the coding sequence GTGAGCACTTCAACCGGAAGCAGGATCGTGGTCACGGGCGCCACCGGCAACGTGGGAACCAGCGTGGTGCGCCTTCTCTCCGAGGATCCGGAGGTCGGCTCCGTACGGGGCCTGGCCCGGCGGATCCCGGACTGGTCGCCCGCACGGACCGAGTGGTCCGCGGTCGACCTGGCATCGGAACGGACCGATCTGACCGAGGAGTTCGCGGGCGCCGACGCGGTGGTCCATCTGGCGTGGGCGTTCCAGCCGACGCACGACCCGGCGATGACCTGGCGCACCAACGTCCTCGGCTCGATCCGGGTGTTCGAGGCGGTCGCGGCGGCCAAGGTGCCGGTGCTGGTGCACGCGTCGTCCGTGGGTGCCTACTCTCCGGGTCCGAAGGAGCACGCGGTGGACGAGTCGTGGCCGACGCACGGCTGGCCGGACGCCGCGTACTGCCGGGAGAAGGCGTATCTGGAGCGCGCCCTGGACACCTTCGAGCGCGACCACCCCGCCGTCCGGGTCGTACGGATGCGTCCGGCGTTCCTCTTCAAGCGGGAGTCGGCGAGCGAGCAGCGCCGCATCTTCGGCGGCCGTTTCCTGCCGGGCCAGCTGGCCCGGCCCGATCTGCTGCGCTTCCTCCCCGACGTTCCCGGTCTGCGGGTGCAGGCACTGCACACCGACGACGCCGCTCAGGCCTACGCACTGGCGGTGCGCTCGGACGTGAGGGGCGCCTTCAACCTGGCGGGCGAGCCGACGGTCGATGCCGAGCTGCTGGCCGGGATGCTCGACGCCCGTCCCGTACGGCTGCCGCGCACCGCGGCCCGCTCGGCGATCGCGGCCGCGTGGGGCCTGCATCTGCTGCCCGCGTCCCCGCATCTGTTCGACGCGGTCCTGCGGCTGCCCCTGATGGACTGCACGCGTGCGCGTACGGAACTCGGCTGGCACCCGGAGCACACGGCGACCGAGGTGCTGGAGGAGTTCCTGCACGGGATGCAGCAGGGCGCGGGAGCGCGGACGGAGCCGATGAAGGGCCGCAAGGTCGGCTGA
- a CDS encoding monovalent cation/H+ antiporter complex subunit F, producing MNGWILTAAVTLGGGVGATVWGVATGPLRRRVVAQNLCTAFACPALLLLSQGYDRPSYVDLALVLALLGPVGTLVFARLLADDLAEDPPSAWGLTYAAAAVGAVVVPALCVAVGPSRAMAKLLVVGALLIGGNMVASRALSGGFPGVRRG from the coding sequence GTGAACGGCTGGATCCTCACGGCGGCCGTCACCCTCGGCGGGGGAGTGGGCGCCACCGTGTGGGGCGTCGCCACCGGGCCGCTCAGGCGCCGGGTCGTGGCACAGAACCTGTGCACCGCGTTCGCCTGCCCCGCCCTCCTGCTGCTCTCCCAGGGCTACGACCGTCCCTCCTACGTCGATCTCGCCCTGGTCCTCGCCCTGCTGGGCCCGGTGGGCACTCTCGTCTTCGCCAGGCTGCTCGCCGACGACCTGGCCGAGGACCCGCCGAGCGCCTGGGGCCTGACCTACGCGGCCGCCGCGGTCGGCGCGGTGGTCGTACCCGCGTTGTGCGTGGCCGTCGGGCCGAGCCGGGCCATGGCCAAGCTCCTGGTCGTCGGCGCCCTGCTGATCGGCGGGAACATGGTCGCCTCACGTGCTCTGTCCGGCGGCTTCCCGGGGGTCCGCCGTGGCTGA
- a CDS encoding M15 family metallopeptidase — MSEIILMSDARVAAVPVEENGEPLVDVRAHLRVDDRKHEDSRGAEVHLRQGVLDRLLRAQALLPDGLRLLFVEGYRPPALQRHYFETYADGLRAAHPDWSADRIRSAASRYVSPPEIAPHSAGAAVDLTLTDADGRELDLGTAMNANPEESDGACYTGAGNITEEAKTNRAVLGQALSAAGLVNYPTEWWHWSYGDRYWALETGAPAALYGAKELDAA, encoded by the coding sequence ATGAGTGAGATCATCCTGATGTCCGACGCCCGTGTCGCCGCCGTCCCCGTCGAGGAGAACGGCGAACCCCTCGTGGACGTCCGCGCCCACCTCCGCGTCGACGACCGCAAGCACGAGGACTCCCGGGGTGCCGAGGTCCATCTGCGCCAGGGTGTCCTCGACCGGCTGCTCCGGGCGCAGGCTCTGCTGCCCGACGGCCTGCGCCTGCTCTTCGTCGAGGGGTACCGGCCGCCCGCCCTCCAGCGGCACTACTTCGAGACGTACGCCGACGGACTGCGCGCCGCCCACCCGGACTGGTCCGCCGACCGGATCCGCAGCGCGGCCAGCCGCTATGTCTCCCCGCCCGAGATAGCCCCGCACAGTGCCGGCGCGGCCGTCGACCTCACCCTCACCGACGCCGACGGCCGCGAACTCGACCTGGGCACCGCCATGAACGCCAATCCGGAGGAGAGCGACGGCGCCTGCTACACGGGCGCCGGCAACATCACCGAGGAGGCCAAGACCAACCGGGCCGTGCTGGGCCAGGCGCTGAGCGCGGCGGGCCTCGTCAACTACCCGACCGAGTGGTGGCACTGGTCCTACGGCGACCGCTACTGGGCTCTGGAGACCGGCGCGCCCGCTGCGCTGTACGGCGCGAAGGAACTCGACGCGGCGTAA